The following nucleotide sequence is from Raphanus sativus cultivar WK10039 unplaced genomic scaffold, ASM80110v3 Scaffold0759, whole genome shotgun sequence.
AGACGAGTGTTACCCACTGAATATTAAGGATGATCTCGATAGGGTTAAAGAATCGAGCTACTGCAAGCTAGATCTTAAAGCCATATAGCTTTACATGCtcgaaaatttataaaagcataCTTAAGTTTTCTCGACTCTACTGTTAATCACATTGTCTGTATAGGCATgaatattaatcaaaaaatGATAATCACACACTCTGTTAAACATGAAGTACTCACCACTACTGCAGGTAACCCATCTTGGCTATCACCTGACTGACAAACTTAAAAGTAAACCAGTCTTGTGTTGAGTTGCCAAGCTTCTTTCACTAATGATTACATGTCAACAGACATGGCACATCCTATTGGTAGATGGAAGCAGCCTGATGGTAAGAGATTGGTTATTACAACAGCATTCTTTTATTTTGGACACAAACATATAGGGTATAACCTAGGAACGATTCAATTTTGGACAGTGACAAACTAGGTCAAGTCTGAACCCAAAAACAGGAAAGAAAAAACTTTCATCtgccaaaaacagaaaacagaAATGAAAACAAATCCCACCCTGCTTTTAtctccttcttttttttctccacTACTTCCCACTATTTAGTAGAGGTCATATTAAGCAATTTTACAAGGTAGGAGCAtcaacagaaaacaaaaaaagcgaaaaaaacagaaaattgtAAAGACAGGtgaaacaagaacaaaaaaaaaaagataagaaaaaatatgattttaatttctAAGGGTAAAGAAACAGTTCTCGGTCTTCTTAGGTACTAAAGCTCCTCCTTGCTTCAAAGCTTCACGGCACTCGTTCTCAAGAGATAACTTCTCTAGTTGCGTTTATGCTCAAGCCGTGAGCAGCATTGACTACTCTATCTAGCAACCATTTGCCACCACATCAACTGGTTTAGAAACAGATCCATTCTCATCAACCTTGACATCACCGGTAGTTTGAGCAGCTGGAGGAGATTCCTTGTGAGCCGGCTCAGCAGTTGCAGATTTCTTTTTCTCATCCTCTGTACTATTCTCCTCGCTTACCTATTGAGTTTGTTCATTTAGATGTTAGAGGAAAGACTTAAGAGTTGTACACTGACTACAAAAGGTTTTATAGTTGTTTTCCTGCTCTTACCTGTTTCTGGGTTTGCTGATGCTTGGCTTTCTTCTCCAAGATAGTCTTCTGTCGAACCTCATAGAAGGAAAGGTCATCCAAAATGCAAGTCTTGCTCGTATGCTCTTTAAAAATTTTCATAATCTTCACACCTTGCTCCAACTTGATCTATAACACAATCCCACGAAAGAAACATCAACACAAGAATCCAAATCGAGAACATAACTTGCAAAGATGTAAAAGCTTTACAGATCTGATACCTCTTGGGTGTCTCTAGAGTTGGTGACAGGCTTGTTCTCATTGTTCTCAAGGGTAATGTGTTTCAGCAAACTGTTTGGAACATCCTTCACAATATGCCACTTGAGAGGGAAAGAGCCTGTCCACTTGTCTTGCTGCCAGTACTCCACATTTGTCTCGAAATCAACTGGTCCTGTCATTTCAGCAAGCCCAACAAATTGTCCACTTGCATTGacctgcaaaacaaaaaaataacaggTTAGTATGGCTCAATATAACATCAAATAAAGAGTACAAAAAGCACTGCATTTGATTTAAGGATTATTATATACACACcgagaaaaagagaaagatagGACAGCCTCCAGGTTTCTGCTGAGCTTCCTGGTATGCTGCAGCAAGCTTCTTGTTTCCATTCGGTGTGCTAGCCCAGACATTATACTTGATGCTCTTGTGCACATCATCTTCACTGTATGACTTGATGATAAAGAACATAGCATTCGCATAATCCACTGAGAAATCTTCTTTGTTGTACTGTTCTCTGTCAGGAACAATGCATGTGTTCTCCGTCTCCACAGCCTCGGCTACATTTGACTCGTTAGTCTGCTCCTTAACCTCTAAACTATCTTCTGAATTTCCCTTCTGGTTCTTTGTGCCCTTAGCTCTAGGTCCCCTGTTAAGTTCATTAAGACCATCTAGGTTGTTCTCATTTCCATAGTAGTAATTGTAACCCCTTCCAAAGCCTCTGTATTTGTGGTCTGTTGCACTCACCCATCCTCGTCCGTTTGTTCTTGAATCATACCCAGAAGAACCATAACCCATACCAGATCTCCCAGAGCTACCATATAGCTTGCCTTGATACATCCTACTGTAGTATCCTTGAGTTGAACCGTAGCCTGTCATCGACGAAGGCTGGTGCACACCCTGCATAGAGAACACTGATTGAGGGCCAATCTTTACGGCAATAAAACAGACACTAGCGCAGTAGTTAATacaaagaaatatagaaagatgTCATACCGTGTAGTTAGAATTTGAGCGGTAGTTTTGATTCCTCAATGAAGGCACACTGGTTGCCTTGGAATAGGAGGATGCAACTCCACTGCCAGTAACAGATCTCTGAACATCCGAATAACCAGTACCATAATATCCATCATAGTTAAACCTAGCATCCTGATAACCAGTACCAGCATAACCATTTCCATACAAATTGCTCGAGGTGTTGAATGCAGTCTGGTTGTTTGGTTTCCCTGCAGCGGATCCATTGCTTCCTTTAGCCATACCAGCAGCAGATGCAACATTCTTGCTTTCCCCAGGTAGCGTCTTCACACCACCAGCTTTGTTTGCAGCGAGATCTCCCTGGGTAGGGGTAGCAAAAGGTCCAGAGGGAAAAAAGGCAGGATACTGGTACTGCTGCTGAGCTCCATACAGCTGCCCATCTCCGCCAACCTGTGGAGCAGGGCTTGTTGCTGGAGAGTAAGGATACGCTGCATATCCATAACCCTGAGGATAGACAAGAGAAACATTCTCTCcataaattcaagaaaattgaagaaaatgaaagagGCAAACTAAGCATAAACTTACAGAATTCATGTCAACACCGTCAGGAGTTTGGTAACCATTGTAATCGCTCCAGTCACCAGTCCCATATCCTGAACGTTTTAGAAACTTTGTTAAGCATAAACTTGTAGTAAAGTTAAATAAAGTGGGGGTTGAGGATGAAGCTACCAACCATAGTAATAGGAGGGCTGCTGATACGCATTGGGAACATAACAAACTGAAGGGTCGACGGCATCACTGGGAAGCAACGGTGTCAAAGATCGGTCAAAGGAAGGAACTTGACCATTTATATCCACTCCTCCTCCGTACTGGTAAACAGCAGTCtgcaaaaacatataaaaccacaaacagaaacaaacaaaGCTTGTTAAATTGTAAAGCGTGGCAAACAGACTCAGACCAaaacaaattaacaaaaaaaacagagctgCTTCATACCTTCTTGTTTGGCTCAGGAATCTCCGAAGCTGGTTTAGCTTGTGAGTTGTCCAAGGAGAGATTCTGCAAGAGATCAGCAGATTCTACGGAAAAACAAAGGTGAGTCAAGGAAAAAAGCAAAGACCTTTTTGACTTTAACTAAGAAGAACAGTGAAAAGCAAACATCTTTAGCCACGAGAAAGCCCCGAACTAAATCTACATCactcagagagagagagagaagctcgaTCCAGTAACGCAAACAAAAAGATCGAGAAACAGAGAACacagatcgagagagagagagagacgtaaACAGAAAAAGGATACGATCAGCAGGTGAAGCAACGGTAGCCATGAGAACCAGATTAGATCCTTGTCGGAACAGGGGATGCGACCAAAACCCTAGAGGGAATCAGATGGAATCTAGGGTTTTGAATTTGGCCGCGCAGCCGCCGCCAAGAGAAAGGGTTTTTGTTTTGGGGGGGCAAGGTAGGAGGAGGAGGTAGGAGAAAAAGGGTTTTGGCTCTGTTAACTTCGAGTGATTCAAATAGATCCACGAACTCCCCCtcccttttttttaatttccactatttggttttgtttcttcttgccTAAGATTTTATTTCCTCTTTTTATTATAGAAGACTAAGACCGTATGCTTTTTTGGTCCGTCTTCTTTTGGTAATTACCACGAAGTTTCCTTCATTGATAGATTGGTGATCTCGTAAATACTCCCTtccctctgttcctaaataCTTAACATTCTTtatgaaacaagaaaaatgaaaatgagCTTTGCCTGAAAACTAAATGTCGTATTTACTCCTATACTTTAATGAAAAAAAAGCTTTAGAGTGAACAAATTTATTTACAACcgataaacaatatttttataaataatttttttttgctaagataattttttttttaactatctAGAATAAGAAAAAGGCTTACATAtgctgaaaatatatttttaaatattttatttaatgaccgacaaaatagaatattttatttaatctaataaaaatatttcttcatcgtaaaaaaaaaataaacatgatatttgtttttttcaaatgattaaaaatggaattttcataaaaatggagttttcattaaaaaaaaatatcccgCTCATAGGTCCGATCGTTTAACCGCTCTCAACGGGCCAATTCTGAAGATTCAAAAGGCTATCGAAATGGGCCTATATTATCAAGTATCCGTCTATAAGCCCTAATCAGACCAGGCCAACCCGGAAACAGCCTAGGATCCGATTACCCAATCCGACGTTCTAGAGTGTTCTTGCAGTGCCAATAACTCGAAGCTTCAAGAGCAAAGAGACCATTGCGCCTTTATatcaaccaaaaccaaaaaaaaaaaaacacactcgGAAGCAACTAGCAAGTGCCACTCTTCAAAGAGAAGCCAGCAGATAAAACCTACTCCTCCTTATCCGGAACAAACTCCCCGTCGTCTTACTATAAGGTGAGAGTGTCCTGTTTCACCTGTTATGCTCAACGTTTCCTTACATATAGTGTTTGGTGTTAGCAGGAAATAAGTATCTAGTATTGGTGCATGAATGAAACTagtattttgaaagaaaaaaaagcatgGATTTTTACATCGGGATAGTTTTGATTAGCTAATGCTATCTTGTTAGGTGGTTTAATCAGTGTCTTGTCAATTGTCTGAGTGTTTCGGTTTTAACAAACTGTAAGAATTTTCAGTGAGAGAAGTGAACACAATGGCATCGACCTTCACTGCTACGTCTTCACTTGGCTCCTTGGTTACTGCTCCCATTGCCCCAAAGCTTTCTACAAGCTCATTTGGAAGGAGACCGAATGTGTGCCCAAGAAGATCCCGTCCTGCGGTTGTATGTGCAGCCAAGGAGTTGCATTTCAACAAAGATGGTTCTACCATAAAGAAACTTCAAGTGAGAATCCGTGGCAATGATTAGGATTCATGATTAGGAttcgtttctttttcttttttctctttttttttggtttgtaatTAACTCTTGTGTTTTTATTAGACCGGTGTTAACAAGCTAGCCGACCTTGTTGGTGTCACACTTGGACCAAAAGGGAGAAACGTTGTTCTTGAGAGCAAGTATGGATCACCGAAAATTGTTAATGATGGTGTCACTGTCGCTAGGGAGGTATGAATCTGGTAATTATgttcattttagtttttaaattggCTTTTGAAagcttaagttttttttttcttgtggttTAGGTCGAGTTGGAGGACCCGGTTGAGAACATTGGTGCAAAGCTTGTCAGACAAGCAGCTGCAAAGACCAATGACTTGGCTGGTGACGGTACAACAACATCTGTTGTTCTTGCACAGGGCTTTATTGCTGAGGGTGTCAAGGTTTGTACATTCTTCTTTCAGCGTTTCTCTGATTTGAACTCAAAAGAACAGTTCAGTAATctttatattttgttctttttttctcgATTCAGGTGGTGGCTGCAGGTGCAAACCCTGTATTGATCACTAGAGGCATTGAGAAGACAGCAAAGGCTTTGGTTCACGAGCTGAAGCTAATGTCTAAGGAGGtaactttcttcttccttttttgtgTGCTTAACTCTCTTTTTGATTTGTCAAAGAGTATACAAAGGTTATGCCATTGGTATTACAGGTGGAAGACAGTGAACTTGCGGATGTGGCGGCTGTTAGTGCCGGCAACAACCCTGAAGTTGGAAACATGATTGCTGAAGCAATGAGCAAAGTGGGCAGGAAAGGTGTGGTGACACTTGAGGAGGGTAAAAGTGCTGAGAACCACCTTTACGTGGTGGAAGGCATGCAGTTTGACCGTGGTTATATCTCACCGTACTTCGTGACAGACACTGAGAAAATGTCTGTCGAGTACGATAACTGCAaggtacatttttttttgtttacagcTACTGTAATGATGTTGTGATGATGATAGATAGACTAACGAAGCTTTCTGCTGTGCAGCTGCTTCTTGTTGACAAGAAGGTTACCAATGCAAGGGATCTTGTTGGTGTTCTAGAGGATGCTATTAGAGGCGGTTATCCGATTCTAATAATAGCAGAAGATATTGAACAGGAAGCTTTAGCTACTCTTGTTGTTAACAAGCTTAGAGGCACTTTGAAAATAGCAGCTCTTAAAGCTCCTGGATTTGGAGAGCGGAAGAGCCAGTACCTTGACGATATTGCCATTCTAACTGGAGGTAACTAATGTTTCTGTAACAAAACCTAGATGCTCTTTGGAATCATTTCACTGTTTTAATCTTGTTGGGGGGTTTGTGGGTGTAGCTACTGTGATAAGAGAGGAAGTTGGTCTTTCTGTTGACAAAGCTGGGAAAGAGGTTTTAGGAAACGCCTCTAAGGTTGTCCTCACCAAGGAGATGACGACCATTGTGGGTGATGGTAGCACACAGGAAGCAGTGAACAAGCGTGTCATACAGATTAAGAATTTAATTGAGGTATGTATGAGACAATCTGCAAACTATGTATATCACTTTATTATAATGCTAAGATAGCAATGGTTGATTGGATGTGCAGCAAGCGGAGCAAGACTATGAGAAGGAAAAATTGAATGAGAGAATTGCAAAGCTTTCTGGTGGAGTTGCTGTAATTCAGGTACGTATTTTCCACAtgatattgtttaatttatacaACATAAGAACATGTTTAGTGATCCTAATTAGAGTTCTTGCATATTGGTTAAAGGTTGGAGCACAAACTGAGACAGAGcttaaagaaaagaaactaaGAGTTGAAGATGCTCTTAACGCCACAAAGGTGATTTTCTGAGATATAGAAGAGTCTGTTATTCTGACTACTCATGAACtatctttaaatatatgagCTAACTGAGTTTCAGGCAGCGGTTGCGGAAGGTATTGTTGTTGGTGGTGGTTGCACTCTGCTTCGTCTAGCAGCCAAGGTTGATGCCATTAAGGATAGCCTTGTAAACGATGAAGAAAAGGTAAGGAGTTGAGTTTTGGGCACTTTACTTTCTCTGACTTAGCTTCTAACTAATTCTTGACTGTATAGGTTGGTGCAGACATCGTTAAAAGAGCCTTGAGTTACCCTCTGAAATTGATAGCAAAGAACGCTGGTGTCAACGGAAGCGTTGTCAGCGAGAAGGTAACTGATATAACGTTAAAGCTCCAGTCATGTACAGCTCTTTATCTGAGTAAGTTGCTTGACAAAACGTATTTATATTCATCACAGGTGCTAGCTAACGATGACGTAAAGTTCGGTTACAATGCTGCAACGGGGAAGTATGAAGATCTGATGGCTGCAGGAATCATCGACCCCACAAAGGTCAGTTTTTCACAAATATAACACACTGTTTGCTGAACCATTTGTTGAGATCTGAACGTGAGTGAGTTCAATGCAATTTTTCAGGTTGTGAGATGTTGTTTAGAACATGCAGCTTCCGTTGCAAAGACGTTCTTGATGTCCGACTGTGTGGTTGTGGAGATCAAGGAGCCAGAGCCAGTTCCTGCTGGCAATCCAATGGACAATTCAGGTTACTCCAAATACTCGGATTCCATTGACGGAAAGCTTGGAcgataacataaaaaaaaaactcatgtttCTTCATCTCTGAATCTCTTTGACTTTGTCTTGTTTCAGGATATGGATACTGAGATAGAGCAGCCTGATTTGCCTTTGAAGAGGAGATATGAATGAACATTCCGAAATGAGAGTTAGCTCACTGGGATACCGATTACTTTAGCttgtaaacaaaatttatgTGCTAAgtgtaatgattttttttgaacaagagCATTATGTGTACGTTAGATATCTTTTTTGAATAAATTGTGTCAGTGTTGTTCTTCACAGTGTTGACGTCTTAAACGGTAAGATTAAACAAGTGTAGTAGAAACATATTCTTTTTTACAATTCTAAAACCGTAACCAAATGCTATCAAGTTATATATGGAATCATCATACAACCTCAAGCAAGTAATTGTAGATTGGCTGATGAAAACAACTGCAAATTCTACCATATGTACTACCTTAATCTATACCTTTTCCCAACGCCAAAGCCACAAGAGGAACAGGGCTGAATCTCGAGCGAGCTGCAAAAAACTAAACTCAACTGATCACAGAATTATGCAAACACAGCTTCTGTCGCCATCATATCTgatatcatcttcttctctgcaAGTAAAATGAAGAATCAATCATACAATGCCAATCAACTAACACTACTCAAAAGTTTCATCAAGAAACCAGAGAAGAAGATGCAAGCAAATATCAGGACTAACCTACACTCGAATTCACGGATCTCAGCAAGTTCTTTCCCCATCAAATCCACCCACtgtaccttcttcttctcctcctccattCTCTCACCAACTGCTGAGTCTAAAGCCTCCTTCTTGAAACTGCTTTTCAGGATGATTTCCCCATGAGTTTCTTCTTGTTTCTCCTCAAGGGTACAATCTTCGCCCTTCTCTATAGCACAATCTTCTTCTCTAACCTCATTCAACAAACCATCAACATCTTCTACATGTGCATCAACATAAtgatcatcatcaacaacagtAGTAGTACTGGAAGAAGACACTCCAGGCGTGTTCTCCAATCTCAGCGACCCTGATGCATAGATGTGAGTAGAAGTAGAAGGCTTAGAGAAGCAGATGAAAGAAGGGCACTGGATCTTACACAGCAAAACCCTCATCAAAACATATGTTTGTTCTTTGAAACACCAGATCACTAATCTTGTCTTTGATAAAAGGTACAAACGTGCCGAAAGAAAACAGTTATGATTTCTGAAAAGAACAAAACAGCAGCAAGGGGGTGTTGGAGGAAGAGTGTTAATAACCACAGTATATAAACATCTCCTCTTGAATAGAATCCAAAGACCTTAAATTATACGTTGATCAGATGAGAAACAGACAAAAGTACAGGGACCATGTTAGTAAAAGGACAGATTCCAATTGATGAGATCACAGTCATCAGATTTTTACTGTTGGTTCCTGATTGTTTCACCCATCAATGTCGTAAACATcacatgtttatttatttttattttatttttggcaaCCCTCACATGTTTATTTATTCGGCTTATAGTGGCTTTATGTGAAGAGTATCTGCAATATGCTATAAGTAAGATGAGCATTATCTATTGCTAGATCCAACAGAATGGTTCTACACTCAAATGTTGCATTACAATTCTGCAATGGTGGATGTCAACCATTGTC
It contains:
- the LOC130503006 gene encoding YTH domain-containing protein ECT2-like, whose amino-acid sequence is MATVASPADQSADLLQNLSLDNSQAKPASEIPEPNKKTAVYQYGGGVDINGQVPSFDRSLTPLLPSDAVDPSVCYVPNAYQQPSYYYGYGTGDWSDYNGYQTPDGVDMNSGYGYAAYPYSPATSPAPQVGGDGQLYGAQQQYQYPAFFPSGPFATPTQGDLAANKAGGVKTLPGESKNVASAAGMAKGSNGSAAGKPNNQTAFNTSSNLYGNGYAGTGYQDARFNYDGYYGTGYSDVQRSVTGSGVASSYSKATSVPSLRNQNYRSNSNYTGVHQPSSMTGYGSTQGYYSRMYQGKLYGSSGRSGMGYGSSGYDSRTNGRGWVSATDHKYRGFGRGYNYYYGNENNLDGLNELNRGPRAKGTKNQKGNSEDSLEVKEQTNESNVAEAVETENTCIVPDREQYNKEDFSVDYANAMFFIIKSYSEDDVHKSIKYNVWASTPNGNKKLAAAYQEAQQKPGGCPIFLFFSVNASGQFVGLAEMTGPVDFETNVEYWQQDKWTGSFPLKWHIVKDVPNSLLKHITLENNENKPVTNSRDTQEIKLEQGVKIMKIFKEHTSKTCILDDLSFYEVRQKTILEKKAKHQQTQKQVSEENSTEDEKKKSATAEPAHKESPPAAQTTGDVKVDENGSVSKPVDVVANGC
- the LOC130503004 gene encoding chaperonin 60 subunit beta 2, chloroplastic, which translates into the protein MASTFTATSSLGSLVTAPIAPKLSTSSFGRRPNVCPRRSRPAVVCAAKELHFNKDGSTIKKLQTGVNKLADLVGVTLGPKGRNVVLESKYGSPKIVNDGVTVAREVELEDPVENIGAKLVRQAAAKTNDLAGDGTTTSVVLAQGFIAEGVKVVAAGANPVLITRGIEKTAKALVHELKLMSKEVEDSELADVAAVSAGNNPEVGNMIAEAMSKVGRKGVVTLEEGKSAENHLYVVEGMQFDRGYISPYFVTDTEKMSVEYDNCKLLLVDKKVTNARDLVGVLEDAIRGGYPILIIAEDIEQEALATLVVNKLRGTLKIAALKAPGFGERKSQYLDDIAILTGATVIREEVGLSVDKAGKEVLGNASKVVLTKEMTTIVGDGSTQEAVNKRVIQIKNLIEQAEQDYEKEKLNERIAKLSGGVAVIQVGAQTETELKEKKLRVEDALNATKAAVAEGIVVGGGCTLLRLAAKVDAIKDSLVNDEEKVGADIVKRALSYPLKLIAKNAGVNGSVVSEKVLANDDVKFGYNAATGKYEDLMAAGIIDPTKVVRCCLEHAASVAKTFLMSDCVVVEIKEPEPVPAGNPMDNSGYGY
- the LOC108857156 gene encoding uncharacterized protein LOC108857156 gives rise to the protein MRVLLWSLRLENTPGVSSSSTTTVVDDDHYVDAHVEDVDGLLNEVREEDCAIEKGEDCTLEEKQEETHGEIILKSSFKKEALDSAVGERMEEEKKKVQWVDLMGKELAEIREFECREEDDIRYDGDRSCVCIIL